Part of the Methanobacterium paludis genome is shown below.
GGGGGTGCGAGTATGGGTGCACTTCGTGCGTCTGAACTTGAGGATTTTGGGATGATAGGAATAGGTACGGTTTACCGAGACTACAAAGAAGGGATTATAGAAGCTGATGATGATGTTGCAGTTGTTTTTAACCCTAAAACTCTTGAACAGCTTTCAGAGGCTTTCATAAGTATGATCTACAACTTCAAAGCAGCACTCAAAAAAGGTCTGATTGATGAAGATGATTTTAAAAGGCTCATTGAATCTGCAAAATCGATTTATTACCCTAAAAGAACCTACAAACGGGTTTTAAAAGATACTAATATTGATGAAGAAAAAAAAGCAGTTCTTCAGAAGTTTTTAGATGAGAAAGCCAAGGATATAAAAAGAGAAGATGCACTGAAAGTTTTAGAATACATAAAAGAGTACATAAAAAAATGAGAATAGACAAAATGGGCGTGAATAACTTTTTCAACTGCACTATACTAGTTTTTAAAGTTTTTTTTCTATTTTAATTTTCGCTTTAATATTTTAGATTTAGACATTTTAATATAAACCTTTGAACAAAAAAGAACACCTTGTAATATTAGATTAGATCAAGATAAAAGAAGATAATCTAAGCTATAGCTAATTTAAGATTTCAACTCATGAATAGACTCATGAATAGTTTAAGCTCATAAACTAAATTAAGGACGATACTACATGGAAATAGAAAAGAAATTGGAGATTTTAAGGGAATATCTGAAAGACAAAAGGGTTCTTGTTGCATTTTCAGGCGGGGCAGACAGTACATTGGTTGCAAAGATAGCACAGGATGTCTCGAAGGAATCTGTTGCCATAACAGTTGACAATGGAGTCATGCCCCCAGAGTTTATAGGGGATGCAAAGAGGGTGGCTCAGGAGATAGGGATCAAACACATTGTTGTGAGTGAAAACTTTTTATTAGATGAAGCTTTCAAATCAAACCCTCCAAACAGGTGCTACGTCTGTAAAAATAAGATGTACTCTAAACTTGAAGAAGCTGCAAAGACTCAAGGATTTGATGAAATTGTTGATGGAACCAATATTACGGATCTCCTTGAAGATAGGCCCGGAATAATGGTTAATTATGCTAAAAATATCAAAAGTCCCCTGGTTAAAGCTGGTTTCACGGCAGAAGATGTGCGAGAGGTACTTGAAGACATGGAAGTGTCATACTCCCACACAACAACATGTCTTGCAACTCGGATATCCAAAAACAGCCCAATAACACCTAAAAAAATAAACAGAATAAAATATGCTGAGTCTCTTTTAAAAGGCATTACAGGGTCTGACGTTGTCAGAGTGAGGGATGAAGATGGAGCTGCAAGGATAGAAGTTAATAATCTGGATAAACTTTTAAACAAAGGAATTTTAAGCCACATAGATTCGGAACTCAAGGCAGTTGGATTTAAACGTGTTGCAATGGACATAAGTGGATATGAGGATTCGAAAAAAGATCTGGTGATTTAC
Proteins encoded:
- a CDS encoding TfuA-related McrA-glycine thioamidation protein; the protein is MITSKKIIVFTGTSIHPDEARGILDADYRPPVGRGDVIKALNDKPELIAIIDGVFHKRPAVSHKEILKALNEGVTVVGGASMGALRASELEDFGMIGIGTVYRDYKEGIIEADDDVAVVFNPKTLEQLSEAFISMIYNFKAALKKGLIDEDDFKRLIESAKSIYYPKRTYKRVLKDTNIDEEKKAVLQKFLDEKAKDIKREDALKVLEYIKEYIKK
- the larE gene encoding ATP-dependent sacrificial sulfur transferase LarE, which codes for MEIEKKLEILREYLKDKRVLVAFSGGADSTLVAKIAQDVSKESVAITVDNGVMPPEFIGDAKRVAQEIGIKHIVVSENFLLDEAFKSNPPNRCYVCKNKMYSKLEEAAKTQGFDEIVDGTNITDLLEDRPGIMVNYAKNIKSPLVKAGFTAEDVREVLEDMEVSYSHTTTCLATRISKNSPITPKKINRIKYAESLLKGITGSDVVRVRDEDGAARIEVNNLDKLLNKGILSHIDSELKAVGFKRVAMDISGYEDSKKDLVIYRPCKDEKNKIMFETELPYEINIKETCCELKKLGNVKCSEKMGIAMLETLGRNVTIFKKGKIVARRVVDKEDAEKLLVEVLPHVRRII